The following coding sequences are from one Geothrix sp. window:
- the murJ gene encoding murein biosynthesis integral membrane protein MurJ, protein MSGDPGAPSLLRSAGVVGLMTLLSRLTGLAQTFFLSHVLGAGAAADAYVVAFRLPNLLRRFTAEGTMTAAFLPTLAEAEAAEGEAALKAVAARFLGTLLAILLGGVALVLLLMGPLAGLLMGGRPEAQSQLTATLGRIMFPYLALVSLTAGFAGLLNLRHRFALAASVSVFWNLAFIAFGWTALRILQRGGPVPFETVAMVCACAVLAGGLLQLLVLLPAVRKEGFGLAFGLHLKDPWVLKALKRMGPGLLAAGIYPINALISTMLASRLPNGAQTVLYNSGMMGEMVMGIFAMSLATASLPALSRQAEARDWPAMHHSLIQSISASALLVLPASAGLAVLARPICALLFRTGAYGPAAADWTAVTLVFQSLGLVFVAAQRLGNQALYALKDYRGPASLAGFTLVLNVALSLALLKPLGTGGLALANGLSSLVGLLLLLVRLRPRLPGLNLLPLLRATAKALAACVLMGLLAWAGARFLALDAPHAFTRLALGLRLLPLVALCAVAYGIAAAGLGHPEARELAGKILHRFRRG, encoded by the coding sequence ATGAGCGGGGACCCGGGCGCACCCAGTCTGCTCAGGTCCGCGGGGGTCGTCGGCCTGATGACCCTGCTGAGCCGGCTCACGGGCCTGGCTCAGACCTTCTTCCTGAGCCACGTGCTCGGCGCGGGCGCCGCGGCCGACGCCTACGTGGTGGCCTTCCGCCTGCCCAACCTGCTGCGCCGGTTCACCGCCGAAGGCACCATGACGGCCGCCTTCCTGCCCACCCTGGCGGAAGCGGAGGCCGCCGAGGGCGAGGCCGCCCTGAAGGCCGTGGCGGCGAGGTTCCTCGGCACCCTCCTGGCGATCCTGCTGGGAGGCGTGGCCCTCGTGCTGCTCCTTATGGGGCCCCTGGCGGGCCTGCTCATGGGCGGTCGGCCCGAAGCCCAGAGCCAGCTCACCGCGACCCTGGGCCGCATCATGTTCCCCTACCTGGCCCTGGTGAGTCTCACGGCGGGCTTCGCGGGCTTGCTGAACCTGCGCCACCGCTTCGCCCTGGCGGCCTCGGTCTCCGTGTTCTGGAACCTGGCCTTCATCGCCTTCGGGTGGACGGCCCTGCGCATTCTGCAGCGCGGAGGTCCGGTGCCCTTCGAGACCGTGGCCATGGTGTGTGCCTGCGCGGTGCTGGCGGGCGGCCTGCTCCAGCTGCTGGTGCTGCTGCCTGCCGTGCGGAAGGAGGGCTTCGGTCTCGCCTTCGGCCTGCACCTGAAGGATCCCTGGGTGCTCAAGGCCCTCAAGCGCATGGGCCCGGGTCTGCTGGCGGCGGGCATCTACCCCATCAATGCCCTCATCAGCACCATGCTGGCGTCGCGGCTGCCGAACGGCGCCCAGACCGTGCTCTACAACAGCGGCATGATGGGCGAGATGGTCATGGGCATCTTCGCCATGAGTCTGGCCACGGCCAGCCTGCCTGCACTCTCGCGGCAGGCCGAGGCCCGGGACTGGCCCGCCATGCACCACAGCCTCATCCAGTCGATCTCGGCCTCGGCGCTGCTGGTGCTGCCGGCCTCCGCGGGCCTGGCGGTGCTCGCGCGACCCATCTGCGCCCTGCTCTTCCGCACCGGCGCCTACGGACCCGCTGCCGCGGACTGGACCGCCGTCACGCTGGTGTTCCAGTCCCTGGGACTCGTCTTCGTCGCCGCCCAGCGCCTGGGCAACCAGGCCCTCTACGCCCTCAAGGACTACCGCGGCCCTGCCTCCCTGGCGGGCTTTACGCTGGTCCTCAACGTCGCACTCAGCCTCGCCCTACTGAAACCCCTCGGCACCGGCGGCCTGGCCCTGGCCAACGGGCTTTCCAGCCTCGTGGGCCTGCTGCTTCTGCTGGTGCGCCTGCGGCCACGCCTGCCGGGCCTGAACCTGCTCCCCCTGCTGCGGGCCACGGCGAAGGCGCTCGCGGCGTGTGTCCTCATGGGCCTGCTGGCCTGGGCCGGGGCCCGGTTCCTGGCCCTGGACGCGCCCCACGCCTTCACGCGCCTGGCCCTGGGGCTCCGCCTGCTGCCCCTGGTGGCGCTCTGCGCCGTGGCCTACGGCATCGCGGCGGCGGGATTGGGGCATCCCGAGGCCCGGGAGCTGGCGGGGAAGATCCTGCACCGGTTCCGGCGAGGCTGA
- a CDS encoding bacteriohemerythrin → MRRRRETAFSSTDPRIDADHLALFKLLDRMGTHRRASDIDELNPLLDQLLDHTFDHFTREEQMMQAWGYAGTAGHILEHEAMRKAFIESLRRVVKGDQAVPAFIQHARESFTYHFETADMVFIHWLQMNRPTGTG, encoded by the coding sequence ATGAGACGACGCAGGGAGACAGCCTTCAGTTCCACGGATCCGCGCATCGACGCGGACCACCTCGCCCTGTTCAAGCTCCTCGACCGCATGGGCACCCACCGCCGCGCCTCGGACATCGACGAGCTCAATCCCCTCCTGGACCAGCTGCTCGACCACACCTTCGACCACTTCACCCGCGAAGAGCAGATGATGCAGGCCTGGGGCTACGCCGGGACCGCCGGGCACATCCTGGAACACGAGGCCATGCGGAAGGCCTTCATCGAATCCCTGCGGCGGGTCGTCAAGGGCGACCAGGCCGTCCCCGCCTTCATCCAGCACGCCAGGGAGAGCTTCACCTACCACTTCGAGACCGCGGACATGGTCTTCATCCACTGGCTGCAGATGAACCGGCCCACGGGAACGGGGTAG
- the accC gene encoding acetyl-CoA carboxylase biotin carboxylase subunit, producing the protein MGAIKRKASAAVAAPIDTPPFKKILIANRGEIALRVILACKEMGIQTVAVYSEADRNALHVRFADEEVCIGPPPSSKSYLNIPQVIAAAEVTGAEAIHPGYGFLSENAHFVEVCLACGITFIGPSAEIIRKMGNKAQAKATMLEAGVPLMPGSDGLVETVEEALVVAEQIGYPVIVKASAGGGGRGMRICNNAEELPDLYNTARSEAKGAFGDDSVYMEKYLLEPRHIEVQIMGDLFGNVVHLGERECSIQRRHQKLIEESPSAVLTPELRQRICDTAVRAAKAVGYYNAGTIEFLLDKRGDFFFMEMNTRVQVEHPVTELVTGIDIVKEQLRIAAGQKLSFRQEDVVQKGHAIECRINAEDPFKFTPSPGRITALHFPGGPGIRVDTAMHQDAVIPPHYDSMVAKLIAYGANRTEAIARMRRALDTLVIEGIKTTAPLHRRIMDHPDFVSGAFSTKWMETFMEELKRNPAGDPR; encoded by the coding sequence ATGGGCGCCATCAAACGCAAAGCCTCTGCCGCCGTCGCGGCACCCATCGACACGCCCCCCTTCAAGAAGATCCTCATCGCCAACCGCGGAGAGATCGCCCTGCGCGTGATCCTGGCTTGCAAGGAGATGGGCATCCAGACCGTGGCCGTCTATTCCGAGGCCGATCGCAACGCCCTGCACGTGCGCTTCGCCGACGAGGAAGTCTGCATCGGCCCCCCGCCGTCCTCGAAGTCCTACCTGAACATCCCCCAGGTCATCGCCGCCGCCGAAGTCACGGGCGCCGAGGCCATCCATCCCGGCTACGGTTTCCTCAGCGAGAACGCGCACTTCGTGGAAGTGTGCCTGGCCTGCGGCATCACCTTCATCGGCCCCAGCGCCGAGATCATCCGCAAGATGGGCAACAAGGCCCAGGCCAAGGCCACCATGCTCGAGGCCGGCGTGCCCCTCATGCCCGGCAGCGACGGCCTCGTGGAGACCGTGGAGGAGGCCCTGGTGGTGGCCGAGCAGATCGGCTATCCCGTCATCGTCAAGGCCAGCGCCGGGGGCGGCGGGCGCGGCATGCGCATCTGCAACAACGCCGAGGAGCTGCCCGACCTCTACAACACGGCCCGCAGCGAGGCCAAGGGCGCCTTCGGGGATGACAGCGTCTACATGGAGAAGTACCTCCTGGAGCCCCGCCACATCGAAGTCCAGATCATGGGCGACCTGTTCGGCAACGTGGTGCACCTGGGCGAGCGCGAGTGCTCCATCCAGCGCCGCCACCAGAAGCTCATCGAGGAGAGCCCCAGCGCCGTGCTCACGCCCGAGCTGCGTCAGCGCATCTGCGACACCGCCGTGCGCGCCGCCAAGGCCGTGGGCTACTACAACGCAGGCACCATCGAGTTCCTGCTGGACAAGCGCGGCGACTTCTTCTTCATGGAGATGAACACCCGCGTGCAGGTGGAGCACCCCGTCACCGAGCTGGTCACGGGCATCGACATCGTCAAAGAGCAGCTGCGCATCGCCGCCGGCCAGAAGCTCAGCTTCCGCCAAGAGGACGTGGTCCAGAAGGGTCACGCCATCGAGTGCCGCATCAATGCCGAGGATCCCTTCAAGTTCACGCCCAGCCCCGGCCGCATCACCGCCCTGCACTTCCCCGGGGGCCCCGGCATCCGCGTGGACACCGCCATGCATCAGGACGCGGTCATCCCGCCCCACTACGACTCCATGGTGGCCAAGCTCATCGCCTACGGCGCCAACCGCACCGAGGCCATCGCCCGCATGCGCCGCGCCCTCGACACCCTGGTCATCGAGGGCATCAAGACCACTGCCCCCCTGCACCGCCGCATCATGGACCACCCCGACTTCGTCTCCGGCGCCTTCTCCACCAAGTGGATGGAGACCTTCATGGAAGAGCTGAAGCGCAATCCAGCCGGCGACCCACGGTAG
- the accB gene encoding acetyl-CoA carboxylase biotin carboxyl carrier protein gives MSTSRKPSAAVKKTAATRPASKTKATPAASKSAAPAAKAPAKASVQTIGLEEIKSLIALVGREPFQEFEFEAGDMRFRIRKDGPAPVIQAPLAAPIVMAAPAPQVHHIPSAPVAPQAAAVPVDEPGIHYVTSPIVGTFYRASNPTATPFASPGDFVKPGQTLCIIEAMKLMNEIESDVAGEVVKVLVENGTPVEYGERLFAVRIG, from the coding sequence ATGAGCACCTCCCGCAAGCCGTCCGCTGCCGTGAAGAAAACCGCGGCCACCCGCCCCGCTTCCAAGACCAAGGCCACTCCTGCCGCGTCAAAATCCGCCGCACCTGCCGCGAAGGCCCCAGCCAAGGCTTCGGTGCAGACCATCGGGCTCGAGGAGATCAAGTCCCTCATCGCCCTGGTGGGCCGTGAGCCCTTCCAGGAATTCGAATTCGAGGCCGGCGACATGCGCTTCCGCATCCGCAAGGATGGTCCGGCTCCCGTGATCCAGGCCCCCCTGGCCGCTCCCATCGTCATGGCCGCCCCGGCGCCCCAGGTCCACCACATCCCGTCTGCCCCCGTAGCCCCCCAGGCCGCCGCGGTCCCGGTGGACGAGCCCGGCATCCACTACGTCACCAGCCCCATCGTCGGCACCTTCTACCGGGCCTCCAATCCCACGGCCACCCCCTTCGCCTCCCCCGGCGACTTCGTGAAGCCCGGCCAGACCCTCTGCATCATCGAAGCCATGAAGCTCATGAACGAGATCGAGAGCGACGTGGCGGGCGAGGTCGTGAAAGTGCTCGTGGAGAACGGCACGCCGGTCGAGTACGGCGAGCGCCTCTTCGCGGTCCGGATCGGATAA
- the nusB gene encoding transcription antitermination factor NusB, whose product MGVRRRGREYALQMLYAMDLTGYAPDQVFAGFYAIQDLNRDAFYYARRLVDGVHGQMEEIDGVLTKYAEHWKIHRMAAVDRNLLRLGLYELMFVKEVPFPIVINEALEIVKEFSDQEGTQFLNGILDAARKEFRPEENGPRAKKKAPVAEPSEES is encoded by the coding sequence ATGGGAGTTCGTCGTCGCGGGCGTGAATACGCCCTGCAAATGTTGTACGCCATGGACCTGACCGGCTACGCGCCGGATCAGGTGTTCGCTGGTTTCTACGCCATCCAGGATCTGAACCGGGACGCCTTCTACTACGCCCGACGCCTGGTTGACGGGGTCCACGGCCAGATGGAGGAGATCGACGGCGTGCTCACCAAGTACGCCGAGCACTGGAAGATCCACCGCATGGCCGCCGTGGACCGCAACCTGCTGCGCCTGGGCCTCTACGAGCTGATGTTCGTGAAGGAAGTGCCCTTCCCCATCGTCATCAACGAGGCCCTGGAGATCGTGAAGGAATTCAGTGACCAGGAGGGCACACAATTCCTCAACGGCATTCTCGATGCGGCCCGCAAAGAATTCCGACCGGAAGAAAACGGCCCCCGGGCCAAGAAGAAGGCTCCCGTGGCGGAACCTTCAGAAGAATCGTGA
- the ribH gene encoding 6,7-dimethyl-8-ribityllumazine synthase gives MGIFEGHIRVHEGDRFALVASRWNDFIVERLIDGAKDCILRHGGTEDQMDLIRVPGSFELPQAAKLAATSGRYAGVVVLGTVIRGGTPHFDMIAAEVTKGAAQVALDTGLPLAFGVLTTDSVEQAIDRAGAKMGNKGWEAAQSVLEMVDLAHTLGGKKGKK, from the coding sequence ATGGGGATCTTTGAGGGCCACATCCGCGTGCATGAGGGCGATCGCTTCGCCCTGGTGGCTTCGCGCTGGAACGACTTCATCGTGGAGCGCCTCATCGACGGCGCGAAGGACTGCATCCTCCGTCACGGCGGCACCGAAGATCAGATGGACCTCATCCGCGTCCCGGGGAGCTTCGAGCTGCCCCAGGCGGCCAAGCTCGCCGCCACCAGCGGCCGCTATGCCGGGGTCGTGGTGCTGGGCACGGTGATCCGCGGCGGCACCCCGCACTTCGACATGATCGCCGCCGAGGTGACCAAGGGCGCCGCCCAGGTGGCCCTGGACACCGGCCTGCCCCTGGCCTTCGGTGTGCTCACCACGGACAGCGTGGAGCAGGCCATCGACCGGGCCGGCGCCAAGATGGGCAACAAGGGCTGGGAAGCCGCCCAGAGCGTCCTGGAGATGGTGGACCTGGCCCACACCCTTGGCGGCAAGAAGGGAAAGAAGTAG
- the acnB gene encoding bifunctional aconitate hydratase 2/2-methylisocitrate dehydratase yields MLQAYRQHVAERAALGIPPLPLTEAQTSQLADLLAHPPAGEEAFLLDLLTHRVPAGVDDAARVKAAFLADVASGKEKVALVSREKATELLGTMLGGFNVKPLIDLLDDTQVGTLAAEGLKKTLLVFDAFADVKAKADAGNANAKAVLKSWAEAEWFTSRPEVPQSLTLTVFKVTGETNTDDLSPAPDAWSRPDIPLHALAMLKNARPGINPDDPGKVGPLKQLEALKTKGNLIAYVGDVVGTGSSRKSATNSVLWFTGEDIPFVPNKRFGGVCLGTKIAPIFYNTMEDAGALPIELDVNGMEMGDVIELRPYEGKALKNGQVIAEFKVKSDVVFDEVRAGGRIPLIVGRGLTAKARKALGLPDSTIFRLPAVPKDTGKGYSLAQKMVGRACGVTGIRPGTYCEPHMTTVGSQDTTGPMTRDELKDLACLQFSADMVMQSFCHTAPYPKPVDVKTHRELPPFITNRGGVSLKVGDGVIHSWLNRLLLPDTVGTGGDSHTRFPIGISFPAGSGLVAFAAATGVMPLDMPESVLVRFKGELQPGVTLRDLVNAIPYYAIQQGLLTVEKKGKKNIFSGRILEIEGLPKLKVEQAFELSDASAERSAAGCTVHLDKEPIIEYMTSNITLMKWMIANGYEHRETLENRIRAMQAWIAKPELLAPDADAEYAAVIEINLADVKEPLLACPNDPDDVKTLSAVAGVAVDEVFIGSCMTNIGHFRAAGKLLDGKSDIPTRLWIAPPTKMDEYILTQEGYYGILGRTGARLEMPGCSLCMGNQAQIRKGSTAVSTSTRNFPNRLGIDTQVYLASAELAAICALTGKIPTVAEYMAQIGVVDAKAKDIYRYMNFDQIPDFREIADTVQV; encoded by the coding sequence GTGCTTCAAGCCTATCGCCAACATGTCGCCGAACGTGCCGCCCTGGGCATCCCGCCCCTGCCACTGACCGAAGCCCAGACCTCTCAGCTCGCGGATTTGCTGGCCCATCCTCCCGCTGGGGAAGAGGCCTTCCTCCTGGACCTGCTCACGCACCGCGTGCCGGCCGGCGTGGATGACGCCGCCCGGGTGAAGGCCGCCTTCCTGGCGGATGTTGCCAGCGGCAAGGAAAAGGTCGCCCTGGTCTCCCGCGAGAAGGCCACCGAGCTGCTGGGCACCATGCTGGGCGGCTTCAACGTGAAGCCCCTCATCGACCTGCTGGACGACACCCAGGTCGGCACCCTGGCCGCCGAGGGCCTCAAGAAGACCCTGCTGGTCTTCGACGCCTTCGCCGACGTGAAGGCCAAGGCCGACGCGGGCAACGCCAACGCCAAGGCCGTGCTGAAGTCCTGGGCCGAGGCCGAGTGGTTCACCAGCCGCCCCGAGGTGCCCCAGAGCCTCACCCTCACCGTCTTCAAGGTCACCGGCGAGACCAACACCGACGACCTGTCCCCGGCCCCCGACGCCTGGAGCCGTCCTGACATCCCGCTCCACGCCCTGGCCATGCTGAAGAACGCCCGCCCCGGCATCAACCCCGACGATCCCGGCAAGGTGGGCCCCCTCAAGCAGCTGGAGGCCCTGAAGACCAAGGGCAACCTCATCGCCTACGTGGGTGACGTGGTGGGCACGGGTTCGAGCCGCAAGTCCGCCACCAACTCGGTGCTGTGGTTCACGGGGGAGGACATCCCCTTCGTGCCCAACAAGCGCTTCGGCGGCGTCTGCCTGGGCACCAAGATCGCGCCCATCTTCTACAACACCATGGAGGACGCCGGCGCCCTGCCCATCGAGCTGGACGTGAACGGCATGGAGATGGGCGACGTCATCGAGCTGCGCCCCTATGAGGGCAAGGCCCTGAAGAACGGCCAGGTCATCGCCGAGTTCAAGGTGAAGTCCGACGTGGTCTTCGACGAGGTCCGCGCCGGGGGCCGCATCCCCCTCATCGTGGGCCGCGGCCTCACCGCCAAGGCCCGCAAGGCCCTGGGCCTGCCTGATTCCACCATCTTCCGCCTCCCGGCCGTGCCCAAAGACACGGGCAAGGGCTACTCCCTGGCCCAGAAGATGGTGGGACGCGCCTGCGGCGTCACCGGCATCCGCCCCGGCACCTACTGCGAGCCGCACATGACCACCGTGGGTTCCCAGGACACCACGGGCCCCATGACCCGCGATGAACTGAAGGATCTGGCCTGTCTGCAGTTCTCGGCCGACATGGTGATGCAGTCCTTCTGCCACACGGCGCCCTATCCCAAGCCCGTGGATGTGAAGACCCACCGCGAGCTGCCGCCCTTCATCACCAACCGCGGCGGCGTCTCGCTCAAGGTGGGCGATGGCGTCATCCACAGCTGGCTGAACCGCCTGCTCCTGCCCGACACCGTGGGCACCGGCGGCGATTCCCACACCCGCTTCCCCATCGGCATCTCCTTCCCCGCGGGCTCCGGCCTGGTGGCCTTCGCCGCCGCCACGGGCGTCATGCCGCTGGACATGCCGGAATCCGTGCTGGTGCGCTTCAAGGGCGAGCTGCAGCCCGGAGTGACCCTGCGTGATCTCGTCAACGCGATCCCCTACTACGCCATCCAGCAGGGCCTGCTCACCGTGGAGAAGAAGGGCAAGAAGAACATCTTCAGCGGCCGCATCCTCGAGATCGAGGGCCTGCCCAAGCTGAAGGTGGAACAGGCCTTCGAACTCTCCGACGCCTCCGCCGAGCGCTCCGCCGCCGGCTGCACCGTGCACTTGGACAAGGAACCGATCATCGAGTACATGACGTCCAACATCACGCTCATGAAGTGGATGATCGCCAACGGCTACGAGCACCGCGAGACCCTGGAGAACCGCATCCGGGCCATGCAGGCCTGGATCGCCAAGCCCGAGCTGCTGGCCCCGGACGCCGACGCCGAGTACGCCGCCGTCATCGAGATCAACCTGGCCGACGTGAAGGAGCCCCTGCTGGCCTGCCCCAATGATCCCGATGACGTGAAGACTCTGTCCGCGGTGGCGGGCGTGGCCGTCGACGAGGTGTTCATCGGCTCCTGCATGACCAACATCGGCCACTTCCGCGCCGCCGGGAAGCTGCTGGACGGCAAGAGCGACATCCCCACCCGCCTCTGGATCGCCCCGCCCACCAAGATGGACGAGTACATCCTCACGCAGGAGGGCTACTACGGCATCCTGGGCCGCACCGGCGCCCGCCTGGAGATGCCCGGCTGCTCGCTCTGCATGGGCAACCAGGCCCAGATCCGCAAGGGCAGCACGGCCGTGTCCACCTCCACCCGCAACTTCCCCAACCGCCTTGGCATCGACACCCAGGTCTACCTGGCCTCGGCCGAGCTGGCCGCCATCTGCGCCCTGACCGGGAAGATCCCCACCGTGGCCGAGTACATGGCCCAGATCGGCGTGGTGGATGCCAAGGCCAAGGACATCTACCGCTACATGAACTTCGATCAGATTCCGGATTTCCGCGAGATCGCGGACACCGTGCAGGTCTAG